The proteins below come from a single bacterium genomic window:
- the hflX gene encoding GTPase HflX: MLTLEQKKERAILVGIGVEYRQNDDQHRNEPLEELRLLADTAGALVIETMIQPRQEIDATYYMGKGKAQELLEEVNRLEATCVIFDNDLAPAQVANLQKLLDIKVIDRSGLILDIFAFRARTREAKIQVELAQLKYMLPRLTRQWTHLSRQVGGIGTRGPGETQLEVDRRRVRDRIAHLAQVLATIEKRRELTRKKRESCFRISLVGYTNAGKSTLLNALSGAGVPVENKLFKTLDSVTRLVRYKATPDMLISDTVGFIRNLPHDLVASFQSTLAEVRDADLLLHVIDITNPEWEEQVEVVMKVLADLGVSETNTIPVFNKIDMLENETLLTGIRARYPTAVCVSSVTLSGIDDLKEAMRASVLRNNLMLTMEFGPGDGPLLSAVYRHATVLETKEAGDRISLTFTIPASLAKKYGIVSKEQRTT; the protein is encoded by the coding sequence ATGCTGACACTTGAGCAAAAAAAAGAACGGGCGATTCTGGTCGGTATCGGGGTGGAATACAGGCAGAATGACGATCAGCACCGTAACGAGCCGCTCGAAGAGCTCCGGTTGCTCGCCGATACCGCTGGAGCCCTTGTCATCGAAACCATGATTCAGCCCCGTCAGGAAATCGATGCGACATATTATATGGGCAAGGGGAAAGCGCAGGAGCTTCTGGAAGAAGTCAACCGCCTCGAAGCGACATGCGTCATTTTCGATAACGACCTCGCCCCGGCTCAGGTGGCAAACCTTCAGAAGCTTCTCGATATCAAGGTTATAGACCGGTCAGGGCTAATACTCGATATATTCGCCTTCCGGGCACGAACCCGCGAGGCTAAAATACAGGTCGAGCTCGCCCAGCTGAAATACATGCTTCCCCGTCTGACCCGTCAGTGGACCCACCTTTCACGGCAGGTTGGCGGTATCGGCACGAGGGGGCCGGGAGAGACCCAGCTCGAGGTAGACCGTCGCCGTGTCAGGGACCGTATCGCTCACCTGGCACAGGTGCTTGCGACCATCGAAAAGCGCCGCGAACTGACCCGTAAAAAACGGGAATCGTGCTTCAGGATTTCTCTCGTGGGCTATACGAATGCAGGCAAATCGACACTGCTCAACGCACTGAGCGGTGCGGGTGTTCCGGTCGAGAACAAACTGTTCAAAACGCTCGATTCGGTAACCCGTCTGGTAAGGTATAAAGCCACACCGGACATGCTTATCTCTGATACGGTCGGGTTTATCAGGAACCTGCCACATGATCTCGTTGCATCGTTCCAGTCCACGCTTGCCGAGGTGCGTGATGCCGATCTGCTTCTCCATGTCATCGACATTACAAATCCCGAATGGGAAGAACAGGTCGAGGTTGTCATGAAGGTGCTTGCCGATCTCGGTGTATCGGAAACGAATACCATCCCGGTATTCAATAAAATCGACATGCTGGAAAACGAAACGCTTCTTACAGGTATTCGTGCCCGTTATCCGACAGCTGTTTGTGTTTCCTCGGTTACATTGTCGGGAATCGATGATCTCAAGGAAGCAATGCGTGCATCAGTGCTTCGGAATAACCTCATGCTCACCATGGAGTTCGGTCCGGGTGACGGGCCCCTTCTGAGCGCGGTCTACCGTCACGCCACAGTGCTGGAAACGAAAGAGGCGGGTGACCGTATCAGCCTCACCTTTACGATCCCTGCTTCCTTGGCGAAAAAGTATGGAATTGTATCAAAAGAACAGAGGACAACCTGA